The following proteins are co-located in the Carassius auratus strain Wakin chromosome 7, ASM336829v1, whole genome shotgun sequence genome:
- the LOC113106529 gene encoding histone H2B: MPEPAKSAPKKGSKKAVTKTAAKGGKKRRKSRKESYAIYVYKVLKQVHPDTGISSKAMGIMNSFVNDIFERIAGESSRLAHYNKRSTITSREIQTAVRLLLPGELAKHAVSEGTKAVTKYTSSK; encoded by the coding sequence ATGCCTGAACCAGCAAAGTCCGCGCCGAAGAAAGGCTCCAAGAAGGCCGTCACTAAGACCGCTGCGAAAGGAGGAAAGAAGCGCAGAAAGTCCAGGAAGGAGAGCTACGCCATCTACGTGTACAAAGTGCTGAAGCAGGTTCATCCTGACACCGGGATCTCTTCGAAGGCGATGGGCATCATGAACTCTTTCGTCAACGACATCTTCGAGCGCATCGCCGGTGAGTCGTCTCGTCTCGCTCACTACAACAAGCGCTCCACCATCACTTCCCGAGAGATCCAGACCGCCGTGCGTCTGCTGCTGCCCGGGGAGCTGGCCAAACACGCCGTGTCCGAGGGCACCAAGGCCGTCACCAAGTACACCAGCTCCAAGTAG
- the LOC113106531 gene encoding histone H4, with protein sequence MSGRGKGGKGLGKGGAKRHRKVLRDNIQGITKPAIRRLARRGGVKRISGLIYEETRGVLKVFLENVIRDAVTYTEHAKRKTVTAMDVVYALKRQGRTLYGFGG encoded by the coding sequence ATGTCTGGAAGAGGCAAAGGCGGTAAAGGTCTCGGGAAAGGAGGCGCTAAGCGTCATCGTAAGGTGCTGCGCGATAACATCCAGGGAATCACCAAACCCgccattcgtcgtctagctcgcCGCGGCGGAGTCAAGCGCATCTCCGGTCTGATCTACGAGGAGACCCGCGGTGTGCTGAAGGTGTTCCTGGAGAACGTGATCCGCGACGCCGTCACCTACACCGAGCACGCCAAGAGAAAGACCGTCACCGCCATGGACGTTGTGTACGCGCTCAAACGACAGGGACGCACCTTGTACGGCTTCGGAGGATAA
- the LOC113106625 gene encoding histone H4-like, translating to YEYNRDHLIMSGRGKGGKGLGKGGAKRHRKVLRDNIQGITKPAIRRLARRGGVKRISGLIYEETRGVLKVFLENVIRDAVTYTEHAKRKTVTAMDVVYALKRQGRTLYGFGG from the coding sequence TATGAGTACAATAGAGATCATCTCATCATGTCTGGAAGAGGCAAAGGCGGTAAAGGTCTCGGGAAAGGAGGCGCTAAGCGTCATCGTAAGGTGCTGCGCGATAACATCCAGGGAATCACCAAACCCgccattcgtcgtctagctcgcCGCGGCGGAGTCAAGCGCATCTCCGGTCTGATCTACGAGGAGACCCGCGGTGTGCTGAAGGTGTTCCTGGAGAACGTGATCCGCGACGCCGTCACCTACACCGAGCACGCCAAGAGAAAGACCGTCACCGCCATGGACGTTGTGTACGCGCTCAAACGACAGGGACGCACCTTGTACGGCTTCGGAGGATAA